One Betta splendens chromosome 16, fBetSpl5.4, whole genome shotgun sequence genomic window carries:
- the LOC114843051 gene encoding beta-2 adrenergic receptor has translation MIESSTPTMLEITETSRCTVCCCTLANKILMVLFMVLLIFAILFGNLVTLAVVLGTKHFHTPQGYLKASLAVADLAVGVFVVPLSIYAEVYLMVTDSAPEWTLYNSQSVSFHPCSIIGPIFAGCTLVSITTIFLLTIERTIAVLRPLHKDSLITRRRTTILIVLSWVGSFFLAILPMLFSSEIALEYNSCSRMCNYALGTIGKFPSQAWNILLLFPAFDFTLLCGTVVINIISLSSIRQHSKRRKHLAEAECQSTSKPTFSDIKAAKTIGTLTVAFTVSFTPIAVFVVGNVLGNKWCNFSFFAFWILAANSCWNVIIYSVRDQKFRTHAHQLLMPFQRNTTA, from the coding sequence ATGATTGAGAGCAGCACACCGACCATGTTGGAAATAACTGAAACATCGCGCTGCACCGTGTGCTGCTGTACTCTGGCCAATAAGATCCTCATGGTGCTCTTCATGGTACTCCTCATCTTCGCCATCCTATTTGGGAACTTGGTGACGCTGGCTGTGGTGTTAGGAACTAAACACTTCCACACGCCACAGGGCTACCTGAAGGCATCGCTCGCTGTGGCCGATCTGGCTGTGGGCGTATTTGTGGTGCCGCTGTCCATCTATGCTGAGGTCTACCTAATGGTGACTGACTCCGCACCGGAGTGGACCTTGTACAACTCACAGTCTGTGAGCTTTCATCCCTGCAGCATCATTGGACCAATCTTTGCAGGATGCACCTTGGTATCCATAACAACAATTTTCCTGCTGACAATTGAGAGGACCATCGCCGTGTTGCGGCCACTCCACAAAGACTCACTGATTACTCGCAGAAGGACAACGATCCTCATCGTCCTCTCCTGGGTGGGGAGTTTCTTCCTGGCCATTCTTCCAATGCTTTTCAGCAGCGAGATCGCTTTGGAGTACAACTCCTGCAGTCGAATGTGCAACTACGCTCTTGGAACCATTGGCAAGTTCCCGAGCCAGGCTTGGAACATCCTACTCCTGTTTCCAGCATTTGACTTCACACTCCTCTGTGGCACTGTGGTGATAAACATCATCTCTCTGTCCAGCATCAGGCAGCATTCCAAGCGCCGGAAACACCTGGCAGAAGCCGAGTGCCAGAGCACCTCCAAGCCTACCTTCTCTGACATCAAGGCAGCTAAAACTATTGGGACACTAACGGTGGCGTTCACCGTGTCCTTCACACccattgctgtgtttgtggttggAAACGTGCTGGGAAATAAATGGTGCAACTTCTCCTTTTTCGCCTTCTGGATTTTGGCCGCTAACAGTTGCTGGAATGTGATTATTTACAGCGTGAGGGACCAGAAGTTTAGGACTCACGCTCACCAGCTGCTCATGCCCTTCCAGAGAAACACCACAGCCTGA
- the plekhf2 gene encoding pleckstrin homology domain-containing family F member 2 isoform X2, protein MVDRLANSEANSKRIAVVESCFGAAGQPLAIPGRVLIGEGVLTKLCRKKPKSRQFFLFNDILVYGNIVIQKKKYNKQHIIPLESVTIDTVPDEGDLRNGWLIKTPTKSFAVYAATATEKSEWMNHIGRCVEELLQKSGKAPIGEHAAVWVPDSEASVCMRCQKVKFTPVSRRHHCRKCGFVVCGPCSDKRHLLPSQSSKPVRVCEYCYLQLTSGNHTPRSECISRPGSKFNNDNLTDEEEEDDSSD, encoded by the coding sequence ATGGTGGACCGGCTTGCTAACAGCGAGGCCAACTCCAAGCGCATTGCAGTAGTGGAGAGCTGCTTTGGTGCCGCTGGTCAGCCGCTGGCCATCCCCGGCCGGGTGCTGATCGGTGAGGGTGTCCTCACTAAGCTGTGTCGCAAAAAGCCCAAATCTCGGCAATTCTTCCTCTTCAATGACATCCTGGTCTATGGCAACATCGTCATTCAGAAGAAGAAATACAACAAGCAGCACATCATCCCGCTGGAGAGCGTTACCATCGACACGGTCCCAGACGAAGGTGACCTGCGCAACGGCTGGCTCATTAAAACGCCCACCAAGTCCTTTGCCGTGTACGCTGCCACTGCCACCGAGAAGTCTGAGTGGATGAACCACATCGGCAGatgtgtggaggagctgctgcagaagagtGGCAAGGCCCCCATTGGAGAGCACGCTGCCGTCTGGGTGCCAGACTCCGAGGCTTCTGTGTGCATGCGCTGCCAGAAGGTGAAGTTCACGCCTGTCAGTCGGCGCCACCACTGCAGGAAATGCGGCTTTGTAGTTTGCGGGCCATGTTCGGACAAACGGCACCTCCTGCCCAGCCAGTCGTCCAAACCTGTTCGAGTCTGCGAGTATTGCTACTTGCAGCTGACGTCTGGAAACCACACGCCCCGCTCAGAATGCATCAGCCGGCCAGGGTCAAAGTTCAACAACGACAACCtgacagacgaggaggaagaagatgacaGCAGTGACTGA
- the plekhf2 gene encoding pleckstrin homology domain-containing family F member 2 isoform X1 has protein sequence MKETHRFFRLIWTTTQIRATKSYHRTPGEVKMVDRLANSEANSKRIAVVESCFGAAGQPLAIPGRVLIGEGVLTKLCRKKPKSRQFFLFNDILVYGNIVIQKKKYNKQHIIPLESVTIDTVPDEGDLRNGWLIKTPTKSFAVYAATATEKSEWMNHIGRCVEELLQKSGKAPIGEHAAVWVPDSEASVCMRCQKVKFTPVSRRHHCRKCGFVVCGPCSDKRHLLPSQSSKPVRVCEYCYLQLTSGNHTPRSECISRPGSKFNNDNLTDEEEEDDSSD, from the exons ATGAAGGAGACGCACCGCTTTTTTCGCCTTATCTGGACTACGACACAGATCCGAGCCACGAAAAGTTACCACAGGACGCCAG GTGAGGTGAAGATGGTGGACCGGCTTGCTAACAGCGAGGCCAACTCCAAGCGCATTGCAGTAGTGGAGAGCTGCTTTGGTGCCGCTGGTCAGCCGCTGGCCATCCCCGGCCGGGTGCTGATCGGTGAGGGTGTCCTCACTAAGCTGTGTCGCAAAAAGCCCAAATCTCGGCAATTCTTCCTCTTCAATGACATCCTGGTCTATGGCAACATCGTCATTCAGAAGAAGAAATACAACAAGCAGCACATCATCCCGCTGGAGAGCGTTACCATCGACACGGTCCCAGACGAAGGTGACCTGCGCAACGGCTGGCTCATTAAAACGCCCACCAAGTCCTTTGCCGTGTACGCTGCCACTGCCACCGAGAAGTCTGAGTGGATGAACCACATCGGCAGatgtgtggaggagctgctgcagaagagtGGCAAGGCCCCCATTGGAGAGCACGCTGCCGTCTGGGTGCCAGACTCCGAGGCTTCTGTGTGCATGCGCTGCCAGAAGGTGAAGTTCACGCCTGTCAGTCGGCGCCACCACTGCAGGAAATGCGGCTTTGTAGTTTGCGGGCCATGTTCGGACAAACGGCACCTCCTGCCCAGCCAGTCGTCCAAACCTGTTCGAGTCTGCGAGTATTGCTACTTGCAGCTGACGTCTGGAAACCACACGCCCCGCTCAGAATGCATCAGCCGGCCAGGGTCAAAGTTCAACAACGACAACCtgacagacgaggaggaagaagatgacaGCAGTGACTGA